A genomic segment from Modestobacter roseus encodes:
- a CDS encoding EAL domain-containing protein — MTATLPPQREDCRPLLAGADDLTVVFQPIVDLASASIAGYEALARFPGTASPDVWFAAAAEAGLGAELEALALRKALAALPDLPPNTFLTVNVSPHLLGAAPVAAALAAPATLRRVVVELTEHMPTPDLAALREQTAALRGRGALIAIDDAGSGYAGLQQLAEVRPQLVKLDRALVAGADTDPVKAALAEMVGTFTSRIDAWLLAEGVETAGELAVFARLGVPLAQGWLFGRPAPYFAPLSPEVAQLVRTQVARAQLAESVASLLRPLRQHDAGDDVGSPPPYVLVDAEGVPEELVLADPRTGAAYRAPVSLRVHPSAGVTETLQRALTRPPVHRFDPVLCTDRSGAVLGLLRIEDLASAAATTP; from the coding sequence GTGACCGCGACCCTGCCTCCCCAGCGGGAGGACTGCCGTCCGCTGTTGGCCGGTGCCGACGACCTCACCGTCGTGTTCCAGCCGATCGTCGACCTCGCCTCGGCGAGCATCGCCGGCTACGAGGCGCTGGCCCGCTTCCCGGGAACCGCGTCCCCCGACGTGTGGTTCGCCGCCGCCGCCGAAGCGGGCCTGGGCGCCGAGCTGGAGGCCCTCGCGCTGCGCAAGGCGCTGGCCGCCCTGCCGGACCTGCCGCCCAACACGTTCCTGACCGTCAACGTCAGCCCGCACCTGCTGGGTGCCGCACCGGTCGCCGCCGCCCTCGCCGCCCCGGCCACGCTGCGCCGCGTGGTGGTCGAGCTGACCGAGCACATGCCCACGCCCGACCTGGCCGCGCTCCGGGAGCAGACCGCGGCGCTGCGGGGCCGCGGCGCCCTGATCGCCATCGACGACGCCGGCTCCGGCTACGCCGGCCTGCAGCAGCTCGCCGAGGTGCGGCCCCAGCTGGTCAAGCTCGACCGGGCGCTCGTCGCCGGGGCCGACACCGACCCGGTGAAGGCCGCCCTGGCCGAGATGGTCGGCACCTTCACCAGCCGGATCGACGCCTGGCTGCTCGCCGAGGGCGTGGAGACCGCCGGTGAGCTGGCCGTCTTCGCCCGGCTCGGCGTCCCGCTCGCCCAGGGCTGGCTGTTCGGTCGGCCCGCCCCGTACTTCGCCCCGCTGTCGCCCGAGGTCGCCCAGCTGGTGCGCACCCAGGTGGCCCGCGCGCAGCTGGCCGAGAGCGTCGCCAGCCTGCTGCGCCCGCTCCGGCAGCACGACGCCGGGGACGACGTCGGCTCACCGCCGCCCTACGTGCTGGTGGACGCCGAGGGGGTCCCGGAGGAGCTGGTGCTCGCCGACCCGCGCACCGGAGCCGCCTACCGCGCGCCGGTCTCGCTGCGCGTGCACCCCTCGGCGGGGGTCACCGAGACGCTCCAGCGGGCGCTGACCCGGCCGCCGGTGCACCGCTTCGACCCGGTGCTGTGCACCGACCGCAGCGGCGCCGTCCTGGGTCTGCTGCGGATCGAGGACCTCGCCTCCGCGGCCGCCACCACCCCCTGA
- a CDS encoding serine hydrolase domain-containing protein — MTAVQTDLTVTTDPAEVGLDAARLQRLDHRLDRYVDEGRLPGYLVTVARHGRLVHVGTGGLRDVEAGRPVTTDTRWRIYSMTKPVTSVAAMSLYEEGVFELTDPISRWLPEFAETRVWTAGPAQQPVTAPLMEPIRVWHLLTHTSGLTYGFHHAHPVDGAYRLRGHEWGTPPGADSAEVVRQFAELPLLFQPGTEWNYGVSTDVLGRLVEVIAGIPLDEVFAERVFGPLGMTQTSFGLRPEDDPDSLAQLYGPGVTPMPAPFAQAALRKPTFLAGGAGLVSTAGDYLRFVEMLRAGGVTPSGERVLGPRTVAHMVRNHLPGGLDLESAGRPLYAETPLRGVGFGLGFSMVLDPVRYGGVASVGTYGWGGAASTEFYVDPVEDLTVSFYTQLLPSSTLPVRNHLRPLVQQALL, encoded by the coding sequence ATGACGGCCGTGCAGACCGACCTGACCGTGACCACCGACCCGGCCGAGGTCGGGCTGGACGCCGCCCGGCTGCAGCGGCTGGACCACCGGCTGGACCGCTACGTCGACGAGGGCCGGCTGCCCGGGTACCTGGTGACCGTCGCCCGGCACGGCCGGCTGGTGCACGTGGGCACCGGCGGGCTGCGGGACGTCGAGGCCGGCCGCCCGGTCACCACCGACACGCGCTGGCGCATCTACTCGATGACCAAACCGGTCACCTCGGTCGCGGCGATGTCGCTGTACGAGGAGGGGGTTTTCGAGCTGACCGACCCGATCAGCCGGTGGCTGCCGGAGTTCGCCGAGACCCGGGTGTGGACCGCCGGGCCGGCGCAGCAGCCCGTCACCGCCCCGCTGATGGAGCCGATCCGGGTGTGGCACCTGCTCACCCACACCTCCGGGCTGACCTACGGCTTCCACCACGCGCACCCGGTCGACGGCGCCTACCGGCTGCGCGGGCACGAGTGGGGCACCCCGCCCGGCGCCGACTCCGCCGAGGTGGTGCGGCAGTTCGCCGAGCTGCCCCTGCTGTTCCAGCCCGGTACGGAGTGGAACTACGGCGTCTCCACCGACGTCCTGGGCCGGCTGGTCGAGGTGATCGCCGGCATACCGCTGGACGAGGTGTTCGCCGAGCGGGTGTTCGGCCCGCTGGGCATGACCCAGACGTCGTTCGGGCTGCGCCCGGAGGACGACCCCGACTCCCTCGCCCAGCTCTACGGGCCCGGGGTGACGCCGATGCCGGCCCCGTTCGCCCAGGCCGCGCTGCGGAAGCCCACCTTCCTCGCCGGCGGCGCCGGGCTGGTCTCCACCGCCGGTGACTACCTGCGGTTCGTCGAGATGCTGCGGGCCGGCGGGGTGACGCCGTCCGGTGAGCGGGTGCTCGGCCCGCGCACGGTGGCGCACATGGTGCGCAACCACCTGCCCGGCGGCCTGGACCTGGAGTCGGCCGGCCGGCCGCTGTACGCCGAGACCCCGCTGCGCGGCGTCGGCTTCGGGCTCGGGTTCTCCATGGTGCTGGACCCGGTGCGCTACGGCGGGGTGGCCAGCGTGGGCACCTACGGCTGGGGCGGGGCGGCGTCCACGGAGTTCTACGTCGACCCCGTGGAGGACCTGACGGTCAGCTTCTACACCCAGCTGCTGCCCTCGAGCACCCTGCCGGTGCGCAACCACCTCCGCCCCCTGGTGCAGCAGGCCCTGCTCTGA
- a CDS encoding acetamidase/formamidase family protein — MEPSHVLLPDERTLHGSWDPARPPVLTVDPGSSVRLGTLDSGWSTGPYTGPDTVAGLAARPRHPAHDPAHGHALTGPVAVRGAQPGQVLAVRIDDVVPGPFGTTYVGLRSTALNEWLGVTAAPVVHRWTLDATAGVGRNHAGHSVALRPFPGVIGVPPAEPGQHSTIPPSWHGGNLDCRELVAGSTLYLPVTVPGALLSVGDGHAAQGDGEVAGTAIECPLERIDLTLDVLPDLFGRALTTPVARTPAGWVTMGVADDLDEATAVALDAMLDVMAAVHGIGRSDALALASVVVHLRVTQVVNQVVGVHAVLPWGAIR, encoded by the coding sequence ATGGAGCCCAGCCACGTCCTGCTGCCCGACGAGCGCACCCTGCACGGCTCCTGGGACCCCGCGCGCCCGCCCGTGCTGACCGTCGACCCGGGCTCCTCGGTGCGGCTGGGCACGCTGGACTCGGGCTGGTCGACCGGCCCGTACACCGGCCCGGACACCGTCGCAGGGCTCGCCGCCCGGCCCCGGCACCCCGCGCACGACCCGGCGCACGGGCACGCGCTCACCGGCCCGGTCGCCGTCCGCGGCGCCCAGCCCGGGCAGGTGCTCGCCGTCCGCATCGACGACGTCGTCCCCGGCCCGTTCGGCACCACCTACGTCGGGCTGCGGTCCACGGCGCTCAACGAGTGGCTCGGGGTGACCGCCGCCCCCGTCGTCCACCGGTGGACCCTCGACGCGACCGCCGGCGTCGGCCGCAACCACGCCGGGCACTCGGTCGCGCTGCGGCCGTTCCCGGGCGTGATCGGGGTGCCGCCGGCCGAACCGGGGCAGCACTCGACGATCCCGCCCTCCTGGCACGGCGGGAACCTGGACTGCCGCGAGCTGGTCGCCGGCTCGACCCTGTACCTGCCGGTGACCGTGCCCGGTGCGCTGCTGTCGGTCGGTGACGGGCACGCCGCGCAGGGCGACGGTGAGGTGGCCGGCACCGCCATCGAGTGCCCGCTGGAGCGGATCGACCTGACCCTCGACGTGCTGCCCGACCTGTTCGGCCGTGCGCTGACCACGCCGGTCGCCCGCACCCCGGCGGGCTGGGTGACCATGGGCGTCGCCGACGACCTGGACGAGGCGACGGCGGTGGCGCTGGACGCGATGCTCGACGTGATGGCCGCGGTGCACGGCATCGGCCGGTCCGACGCGCTGGCGCTGGCCAGCGTGGTGGTCCACCTGCGGGTCACCCAGGTGGTCAACCAGGTGGTCGGCGTGCACGCCGTCCTCCCCTGGGGCGCCATCCGCTAG
- a CDS encoding NAD(P)H-quinone oxidoreductase produces MRAVTVSEPGGPDVLGWGEVPDPVCGPGEVVVDVVATAVNRADLMQRQGFYPPPPGASEVLGLECSGVISEVGDGVAGWAVGDEVCALLAGGGYAERVAVPAGQLLPRPAGVELASAAALPEVTCTVWSNVFLLAGLRAGDVFLVHGGSSGIGTMAIQLAVRAGARVATTAGSPAKLAVCRELGAEIVVNYRDEDFVERVRAATGGHGADVVLDNMGAAYLARNVDVLADGGRLVVIGMQGGRKAELDLSRLLAKRGSVHATALRSRPATGRGGKAEIVAAVRHDVWPDVERGVVRPVIDRRLPMSRAAEAHALLEESSHIGKVLLLPD; encoded by the coding sequence ATGCGTGCGGTGACGGTCAGCGAGCCCGGCGGCCCCGACGTCCTCGGCTGGGGTGAGGTGCCCGACCCGGTGTGCGGGCCGGGTGAGGTGGTGGTCGATGTCGTCGCGACCGCGGTCAACCGGGCCGACCTGATGCAGCGGCAGGGCTTCTACCCGCCCCCGCCGGGCGCCAGCGAGGTGCTCGGGCTGGAGTGCAGCGGCGTCATCAGCGAGGTCGGGGACGGCGTCGCGGGCTGGGCGGTCGGCGACGAGGTGTGCGCGCTGCTGGCCGGCGGCGGCTACGCCGAGCGGGTCGCCGTCCCGGCCGGGCAGTTGCTCCCCCGGCCCGCGGGGGTGGAGCTCGCGAGCGCGGCGGCCCTGCCGGAGGTCACCTGCACCGTCTGGTCCAACGTGTTCCTGCTGGCCGGGCTGCGCGCGGGCGACGTGTTCCTGGTGCACGGCGGTTCCAGCGGCATCGGCACGATGGCGATCCAGCTGGCGGTGCGGGCCGGCGCCCGGGTGGCCACCACCGCCGGCAGCCCGGCCAAGCTCGCCGTCTGCCGGGAACTCGGCGCCGAGATCGTCGTCAACTACCGGGACGAGGACTTCGTCGAACGGGTGCGGGCGGCCACCGGCGGGCACGGCGCGGACGTCGTCCTGGACAACATGGGGGCCGCCTACCTGGCCCGCAACGTCGACGTCCTCGCCGACGGCGGACGGCTGGTGGTCATCGGCATGCAGGGCGGCCGGAAGGCCGAGCTGGACCTCAGCCGGCTGCTCGCCAAGCGGGGCAGCGTGCACGCCACCGCGCTGCGCTCCCGGCCCGCGACCGGCCGGGGCGGCAAGGCGGAGATCGTCGCGGCGGTCCGGCACGACGTGTGGCCCGACGTCGAGCGCGGCGTGGTCCGCCCGGTCATCGACCGCCGGCTGCCGATGTCCCGCGCGGCGGAGGCGCACGCCCTGCTGGAGGAGAGCTCGCACATCGGCAAGGTCCTGCTGCTCCCAGACTGA
- a CDS encoding DinB family protein yields the protein MTEFPAAPDRVDPPYLDGERAALDAWLEFHRGTLLHKCAGLSPEQLGERSVPPSALSLRGLLRHMTEVERAWFQRIIAGRDDAGDLYCGPDDPDGDFDGVGRDGDDPPAAVPAELAAFTAAVEASREVAARGSLDELSLGRTRRKREQVSLRWVYLHMIEEYARHNGHADLLRERIDGATGD from the coding sequence ATGACCGAGTTCCCCGCCGCTCCCGACCGCGTCGACCCGCCGTACCTGGACGGCGAGCGTGCCGCCCTGGACGCCTGGCTGGAGTTCCACCGCGGCACGCTGCTGCACAAGTGCGCGGGTCTGAGCCCCGAGCAGCTCGGCGAGCGGTCGGTGCCGCCGTCGGCGCTGAGCCTGCGCGGCCTGCTCCGGCACATGACCGAGGTCGAGCGGGCCTGGTTCCAGCGGATCATCGCCGGCCGGGACGACGCCGGGGACCTCTACTGCGGCCCGGACGACCCGGACGGCGACTTCGACGGGGTGGGCCGCGACGGCGACGACCCGCCGGCCGCCGTCCCCGCGGAGCTGGCCGCGTTCACCGCCGCGGTGGAGGCAAGCCGGGAGGTGGCGGCGCGGGGCTCGCTGGACGAGCTCAGCCTGGGACGCACCCGACGGAAGCGCGAGCAGGTGTCGCTGCGCTGGGTGTACCTGCACATGATCGAGGAGTACGCCCGGCACAACGGCCACGCCGACCTGCTCCGCGAGCGCATCGACGGCGCCACCGGCGACTAG
- a CDS encoding aldo/keto reductase, producing the protein MPQLPATDLTVSDLCLGGNVFGWTADEPTSFALLDRFADAVPSTQSPFVDTAEMYGNGVSETILGNWMAERGARDRMVVATKASPGEKEHPLSAAEVRAACERSLRNLRTDHIDLYYAHYDDDSTPLEETLRAFDELVQAGKVRYVAASNYSAARLTEALRTSGELGVTRYVALQPHYNLMERAVYEDELQAVAAEHELGVMPYFGLARGFLTGKYRAGETIDSPRAKGAAQYVGEKGDRVLAALQQVADAQGVTGAAVALRWLADRPTVTAPIASGRSVEQLADLLPMLDLVLTDDQRQLLTDASA; encoded by the coding sequence ATGCCTCAGTTGCCCGCGACCGACCTGACCGTCAGCGACCTCTGCCTCGGCGGCAACGTCTTCGGGTGGACCGCCGACGAGCCGACGTCCTTCGCCCTGCTGGACCGGTTCGCCGACGCCGTCCCGAGCACCCAGTCGCCGTTCGTCGACACCGCCGAGATGTACGGCAACGGCGTCTCGGAGACGATCCTGGGGAACTGGATGGCCGAGCGCGGTGCCCGCGACCGGATGGTGGTGGCCACCAAGGCCAGCCCGGGGGAGAAGGAGCACCCGCTGTCGGCGGCGGAGGTCCGGGCGGCCTGCGAGCGGTCGCTGCGCAACCTGCGGACCGACCACATCGACCTCTACTACGCGCACTACGACGACGACAGCACGCCGCTGGAGGAGACGCTGCGTGCCTTCGACGAGCTCGTGCAGGCCGGCAAGGTGCGGTACGTGGCGGCGTCGAACTACTCCGCCGCTCGGCTCACCGAGGCGCTGCGCACCTCCGGCGAGCTCGGCGTCACCCGGTACGTGGCGCTGCAGCCGCACTACAACCTGATGGAGCGCGCGGTCTACGAGGACGAGCTGCAGGCCGTGGCGGCCGAGCACGAGCTCGGGGTCATGCCCTACTTCGGGCTGGCCCGCGGCTTCCTCACCGGCAAGTACCGGGCCGGGGAGACCATCGACTCCCCGCGCGCCAAGGGGGCCGCGCAGTACGTGGGGGAGAAGGGTGACCGGGTGCTCGCCGCGCTGCAGCAGGTCGCCGACGCCCAGGGCGTGACCGGCGCCGCCGTCGCGCTCCGCTGGCTCGCCGACCGGCCCACGGTGACCGCGCCCATCGCCAGTGGCCGCAGCGTGGAGCAGCTGGCCGACCTGCTGCCGATGCTGGACCTGGTGCTCACCGACGACCAGCGGCAGCTGCTCACCGACGCCTCCGCGTGA
- the folP gene encoding dihydropteroate synthase has protein sequence MLRIGSLDVPDGGLVVMAIVNRTPDSFYDRGSTYELDAALARVAQVVAEGADMVDVGGVKAAPGAEVSPAEEVRRTVDLVAAIRAAHPTLPISIDTYRAEVAREALAAGADVVNDAWGGVDPQLAVVAAEAGAGIVCTHAGGLPPRTRPHRVVYDDVVADVVARTTALAEAAVAAGVDPERVLVDPGHDFGKNTRHSLEATRRLDELVATGWPVLVALSNKDFVGETLDVPVDQRLTGTLAATAVSAWLGARVFRVHDVAATRQTLDMVASIKGDRPPVRSIRGLA, from the coding sequence GTGCTGCGCATCGGGTCCCTCGACGTGCCGGACGGCGGACTCGTCGTCATGGCGATCGTCAACCGCACCCCCGACTCCTTCTACGACCGCGGCTCCACCTACGAGCTGGACGCCGCCCTGGCCCGGGTCGCGCAGGTGGTGGCCGAGGGCGCGGACATGGTCGACGTCGGCGGGGTGAAGGCCGCGCCCGGCGCGGAGGTGTCCCCCGCGGAGGAGGTGCGGCGCACCGTCGACCTGGTCGCCGCCATCCGCGCGGCGCACCCGACGCTGCCGATCTCCATCGACACCTACCGCGCCGAGGTCGCCCGGGAGGCGCTGGCCGCCGGGGCGGACGTGGTCAACGACGCCTGGGGCGGGGTCGACCCGCAGCTGGCGGTGGTCGCCGCCGAGGCCGGTGCCGGCATCGTCTGCACGCACGCCGGCGGCCTGCCGCCGCGCACCCGGCCGCACCGGGTGGTCTACGACGACGTCGTGGCCGACGTCGTCGCGCGGACGACGGCGCTGGCCGAGGCGGCGGTCGCCGCCGGGGTGGACCCGGAGCGGGTGCTGGTCGACCCGGGGCACGACTTCGGCAAGAACACCCGGCACTCCCTGGAGGCGACCCGCCGGCTGGACGAGCTGGTGGCGACCGGCTGGCCGGTGCTGGTGGCGCTGTCGAACAAGGACTTCGTCGGGGAGACCCTCGACGTTCCGGTCGACCAGCGGCTGACCGGCACGCTCGCGGCGACCGCGGTGAGCGCGTGGCTGGGCGCCCGGGTGTTCCGCGTGCACGACGTCGCCGCGACCCGGCAGACGCTGGACATGGTGGCCTCGATCAAGGGCGACCGTCCCCCGGTGCGCAGCATCCGCGGCCTCGCCTAG
- a CDS encoding DUF1059 domain-containing protein yields MKAFACGDVVPGCTTTFTGPDEDAVLTQVAAHATADHGRGSVPPELVEQVRARIVAA; encoded by the coding sequence ATGAAGGCGTTCGCCTGCGGGGACGTCGTCCCCGGCTGCACCACCACGTTCACCGGCCCGGACGAGGACGCCGTCCTCACCCAGGTCGCGGCGCACGCGACCGCCGACCACGGGCGGGGCAGCGTGCCGCCCGAGCTCGTCGAGCAGGTCCGCGCCCGCATCGTCGCCGCGTAG
- a CDS encoding HU family DNA-binding protein gives MNKAELVSAIAKRADVPASTVDSVINGLQEELVDAITRGDKVAIPGLLTVERSQRSARTGRNPQTGESIEIAAAHTAKVSAGSNLKKAAAAVPVD, from the coding sequence ATGAACAAGGCCGAACTCGTCTCCGCCATCGCCAAGCGCGCCGACGTCCCCGCCAGCACCGTCGACTCCGTGATCAACGGTCTCCAGGAGGAGCTCGTCGACGCCATCACCCGCGGCGACAAGGTGGCCATCCCCGGCCTGCTCACCGTCGAGCGCTCGCAGCGCTCCGCTCGCACCGGGCGCAACCCGCAGACCGGCGAGTCCATCGAGATCGCCGCTGCGCACACCGCCAAGGTGTCCGCCGGCTCGAACCTGAAGAAGGCTGCCGCGGCCGTTCCGGTCGACTGA
- a CDS encoding PaaI family thioesterase, with the protein MAATGFHSAAELNDLLPGTLPGLLGIVIDEHEPGRLAAHLDVRPDLLAPNGYLHAASVVALADTACGLATRALLPEGASGFTTIELKSNHLGTAREGRIEVVATNAHAGRTTQVWDAVVTAPAAGKTLALFRCTQSVLWPRG; encoded by the coding sequence ATGGCCGCCACCGGGTTCCACTCCGCCGCCGAGCTCAACGACCTGCTGCCGGGGACGCTGCCCGGGCTGCTCGGGATCGTCATCGACGAGCACGAGCCCGGCCGGCTCGCCGCGCACCTCGACGTCCGGCCCGACCTGCTGGCACCCAACGGCTACCTGCACGCGGCCAGCGTGGTGGCGCTGGCCGACACCGCCTGCGGGCTGGCCACCCGGGCGCTGCTGCCCGAGGGCGCGAGCGGGTTCACCACGATCGAGCTGAAGAGCAACCACCTGGGCACCGCCCGGGAGGGCCGGATCGAGGTGGTCGCCACCAACGCGCACGCCGGGCGGACGACGCAGGTGTGGGACGCCGTGGTCACCGCCCCGGCTGCGGGCAAGACCCTCGCGCTGTTCCGCTGCACCCAGTCGGTGCTCTGGCCGCGCGGGTGA
- a CDS encoding AMP-binding protein produces MALASRYPDVEIPELSVPQFVLAGAAERRDSPALIDGTSGETITHGELAFYVERLAAALAARGLRKGDVVAVFAPNTIWYPVVFHGIAAAGCVVSPINALYTPDEIAFQLKDSGAKVLITISLFLDRAQAAVAQAPVDEIVVMDGAEGHASLRDLLTTDAPAVQVDIDPATDLVTLPYSSGTTGLPKGVMLTHRNLVANVTQSRPLAGVEDGDERIIAVLPFFHIYGLTVLMNQGLQWGGTVVTLPRFDLEQFLRAIQDHRITRAFVAPPIVLALAKHPMVDQFDLSSLRSVTSGAAPLDESLAQAAQDRLRKGAAEGTSVGQGYGMTELSPVSHTTPEVGLEPAGAGPTPKGTVGYALPNTECRLVDPATGEDCAPGERGELWVRGPQVMAGYLNNPQATADTLDREGWLHTGDVAIVDDEGRYTVVDRVKELIKYKGYQVAPAELEAVLLGHPEITDAAVIGVLERDTGDELPKAFVVRAPGSSLDEDGVIAFVAERVAPHKKVRLVEFIEQVPKSMAGKILRKDLKARA; encoded by the coding sequence GTGGCGCTGGCCAGTCGTTACCCGGACGTCGAGATCCCCGAGCTGTCCGTCCCGCAGTTCGTGCTGGCCGGCGCCGCCGAGCGCCGGGACTCCCCGGCGCTGATCGACGGGACCTCCGGCGAGACGATCACCCACGGCGAGCTGGCCTTCTACGTCGAGCGCCTGGCCGCCGCCCTCGCCGCCCGCGGCCTCCGCAAGGGCGACGTCGTCGCCGTGTTCGCCCCGAACACCATCTGGTACCCGGTGGTCTTCCACGGCATCGCGGCGGCCGGCTGCGTGGTCTCGCCGATCAACGCCCTCTACACGCCCGACGAGATCGCCTTCCAGCTGAAGGACTCCGGCGCGAAGGTGCTGATCACCATCTCGCTGTTCCTGGACCGGGCACAGGCCGCGGTGGCGCAGGCACCCGTCGACGAGATCGTGGTGATGGACGGCGCGGAGGGGCACGCCTCGCTGCGCGACCTGCTCACCACCGATGCCCCCGCCGTCCAGGTCGACATCGACCCGGCTACCGACCTGGTCACGCTGCCCTACTCCAGCGGCACCACCGGCCTGCCCAAGGGCGTCATGCTCACCCACCGCAACCTGGTCGCCAACGTGACCCAGTCGCGCCCGCTGGCCGGCGTCGAGGACGGCGACGAGCGGATCATCGCCGTCCTGCCGTTCTTCCACATCTACGGGCTGACCGTGCTGATGAACCAGGGCCTGCAGTGGGGCGGCACCGTCGTCACGCTCCCCCGCTTCGACCTCGAGCAGTTCCTGCGCGCCATCCAGGACCACAGGATCACCCGCGCGTTCGTCGCCCCGCCCATCGTGCTGGCCCTGGCCAAGCACCCGATGGTCGACCAGTTCGACCTGTCCTCGCTGCGCAGCGTCACCTCCGGCGCGGCGCCGCTGGACGAGTCGCTGGCCCAGGCCGCCCAGGACCGGCTGCGCAAGGGCGCCGCGGAGGGCACCTCGGTGGGCCAGGGCTACGGCATGACCGAGCTCTCGCCGGTCTCGCACACCACCCCCGAGGTCGGCCTGGAACCCGCGGGCGCCGGCCCGACCCCCAAGGGCACCGTCGGCTACGCGCTGCCGAACACCGAGTGCCGCCTGGTCGACCCGGCCACCGGGGAGGACTGCGCCCCCGGCGAGCGCGGCGAGCTGTGGGTGCGCGGCCCGCAGGTGATGGCCGGCTACCTGAACAACCCCCAGGCCACCGCGGACACCCTGGACCGCGAGGGGTGGCTGCACACCGGTGACGTGGCGATCGTCGACGACGAGGGCCGCTACACCGTCGTCGACCGGGTCAAGGAGCTGATCAAGTACAAGGGCTACCAGGTGGCGCCGGCCGAGCTGGAGGCCGTGCTGCTGGGCCACCCGGAGATCACCGACGCCGCGGTGATCGGCGTGCTGGAGCGGGACACCGGCGACGAGCTGCCCAAGGCGTTCGTCGTCCGGGCCCCCGGCTCGTCCCTCGACGAGGACGGTGTCATCGCGTTCGTCGCCGAGCGGGTGGCGCCGCACAAGAAGGTGCGCCTGGTCGAGTTCATCGAGCAGGTTCCCAAGTCGATGGCCGGCAAGATCCTCCGCAAGGACCTCAAGGCCCGCGCCTGA